The Erythrobacter sp. Alg231-14 genome has a segment encoding these proteins:
- a CDS encoding glutathione S-transferase N-terminal domain-containing protein has product MLTLHHLEYSQSFRILWLLEALDAPYELKSYNRDPDSNLAPDDYKALSPLGTAPVITDGDVVLAESNAIIDYILDSHPESPLNPKPNNPDRARHLFWYHASPGSLMSIQSVAMVLGLLETRSPWPISALLKAVFGQVRKLFVNPRTDALYALMEKDLGEKPFFGGDTLTTADITLVYAMMAARTKGVFDGHPNILAWFDRIEAIPSFKAAQAKDDRPHIDFRF; this is encoded by the coding sequence ATGCTGACCCTGCATCATCTTGAATATTCGCAAAGTTTCCGTATTCTTTGGCTGCTTGAGGCGTTGGACGCGCCGTATGAATTGAAGAGCTACAATCGCGATCCAGACAGCAATTTGGCCCCCGATGATTACAAGGCCCTGTCCCCGCTGGGCACCGCGCCTGTGATCACCGATGGCGACGTGGTGTTGGCGGAAAGCAACGCGATCATCGACTACATTCTCGATTCTCATCCTGAAAGCCCGCTGAACCCGAAGCCGAACAATCCTGATCGCGCACGGCACCTGTTCTGGTATCACGCCAGCCCCGGTTCATTGATGTCGATCCAAAGCGTCGCGATGGTGCTCGGATTGCTCGAAACCCGATCACCATGGCCGATTAGCGCCTTGTTGAAAGCGGTGTTTGGTCAAGTGCGAAAGCTCTTCGTCAATCCACGCACCGATGCCCTCTATGCTTTGATGGAAAAGGATTTGGGCGAAAAGCCGTTTTTTGGCGGCGATACTTTGACCACGGCCGATATCACATTGGTCTACGCGATGATGGCCGCCCGGACCAAAGGGGTTTTCGACGGGCATCCCAACATTTTGGCGTGGTTTGACCGGATCGAAGCAATTCCCTCGTTCAAGGCTGCGCAGGCCAAGGATGACCGTCCGCATATTGATTTCCGTTTTTAG
- a CDS encoding RNA pyrophosphohydrolase, whose amino-acid sequence MSDLPYRPCAGFMLINADGKVFVGQRMEKRARGSWQMPQGGIDPGEDPRVAALRELEEETGIGSDLVEVIAAASKPIRYDLPPDLLGRVWKGKYRGQEQYWYLGRFNGSDADVNLNAHNPPEFDAFQWVDADQLTELIVPFKRDVYAAIVAEFAPLM is encoded by the coding sequence ATGAGCGATCTACCCTATCGCCCATGCGCCGGGTTCATGTTGATCAATGCAGACGGCAAAGTCTTTGTAGGTCAGCGCATGGAAAAGCGCGCGCGCGGGAGCTGGCAAATGCCTCAAGGTGGGATCGATCCGGGCGAAGATCCGCGCGTCGCGGCCCTGCGCGAGTTGGAGGAAGAGACCGGCATTGGCTCCGACCTGGTGGAAGTCATTGCGGCGGCTTCAAAACCCATCCGCTATGATCTGCCGCCTGACCTGTTGGGTCGTGTGTGGAAAGGCAAATATCGCGGCCAGGAACAATATTGGTATTTGGGTCGGTTCAACGGCAGCGACGCAGACGTCAATCTAAACGCCCACAATCCGCCCGAATTCGACGCATTCCAATGGGTCGATGCCGATCAACTCACCGAACTGATCGTGCCGTTCAAACGTGACGTCTATGCAGCCATAGTGGCGGAATTTGCCCCGCTGATGTGA
- a CDS encoding alpha/beta hydrolase, producing the protein MTDAPYIRPDMKAFLDGLAAMAGPSIADMTLEEARASYVALHGMADRPARDLAIIRDLSCPGPDGDIPLRLYDAKETREPGPVIAFYHGGGFVIGDLETHHALCTEIAALMDLPVVAVDYRCAPEHPFPAAIDDCEAATRWIASSPGALGRDCTGIITIGDSAGGTATLAVGQLLADNAADAPVVLQVPIFPLASDALGSNSLDQFADGFVLTKAAIEFFDGAYQADRNDPRGFPIHGDHSKAPPTVLVTASLDPIRDSGRDYAKALANAGADFTFLEMKGVTHSFTNLRQAVPSTQADLERMIATMKFKLTDGGNAAA; encoded by the coding sequence ATGACCGATGCACCGTATATCCGCCCCGATATGAAAGCGTTCTTGGATGGGTTGGCCGCTATGGCCGGACCCAGCATCGCGGATATGACACTTGAAGAAGCGCGCGCATCCTATGTCGCGCTGCACGGCATGGCCGATCGTCCCGCACGCGATTTGGCCATCATTCGCGATCTATCCTGCCCCGGTCCAGACGGGGACATTCCTCTGCGCCTTTACGATGCGAAAGAAACACGCGAGCCAGGCCCAGTTATCGCATTCTATCACGGCGGCGGTTTTGTGATTGGCGATTTGGAAACGCACCATGCGCTGTGCACGGAAATTGCCGCTTTGATGGATTTGCCGGTCGTGGCCGTCGATTATCGCTGCGCGCCCGAACACCCCTTCCCCGCCGCGATCGACGATTGCGAAGCGGCCACACGTTGGATTGCTTCATCACCCGGCGCATTGGGCCGCGACTGTACGGGAATCATCACCATCGGTGACAGCGCGGGCGGCACCGCCACCTTGGCCGTGGGACAATTGTTGGCGGACAATGCAGCGGACGCCCCCGTCGTCCTTCAAGTACCGATCTTCCCCCTTGCCAGCGACGCGCTGGGTTCCAACAGCCTTGACCAATTTGCCGATGGCTTTGTGCTGACGAAGGCCGCAATCGAGTTCTTTGATGGCGCCTATCAAGCCGATCGCAACGATCCGCGCGGGTTTCCCATTCATGGCGACCATTCAAAAGCGCCGCCTACCGTTCTTGTTACGGCCAGCCTTGATCCCATACGCGATTCCGGTCGCGACTATGCCAAAGCGCTTGCCAATGCAGGGGCGGATTTCACCTTTCTTGAAATGAAAGGGGTCACGCACAGCTTCACCAATCTGAGGCAGGCTGTGCCGAGCACGCAAGCCGATTTGGAGCGCATGATTGCGACGATGAAATTCAAATTGACCGATGGCGGGAACGCTGCAGCATGA
- a CDS encoding metal-dependent hydrolase translates to MDNLTHSLVGAVLGQAGLKKKTGLAMPALIIGANLPDVDAACFFWLEGVEHLGFRRGITHGPPAWVLLPLILAGLLWGYDRWQTKRGKRPEGRLPVDFKWLYLLSFIGCLSHPLFDWFNVYGIRFLEPFSSQWFYGDTLFIIDVWLWALLGFTTWFSLRREKRGGNWKRPAWIGIAVMVAYIGMNWAISHRPWELTLYDGPGAERISNPVPFYFWEREVILVGRNWPGMASEARQLPYKYTERRPMVDPDLLCEFPSLEEARQADSQLDAFLFWSRAPFATRARDGSVVLYDARFYDPRARDRFSIALPDLECVELVPE, encoded by the coding sequence ATGGACAATCTCACGCATAGCCTCGTCGGGGCGGTCTTGGGTCAAGCGGGCCTAAAGAAGAAAACTGGCCTCGCGATGCCGGCGCTGATTATTGGCGCGAACCTGCCTGATGTGGATGCGGCGTGTTTCTTTTGGCTCGAAGGGGTGGAACATCTGGGGTTTCGCCGGGGCATCACGCACGGCCCGCCTGCATGGGTGCTCTTGCCGCTGATTCTGGCCGGACTGCTTTGGGGGTATGACCGCTGGCAGACAAAGCGCGGAAAGCGGCCCGAGGGACGCCTGCCGGTGGATTTCAAATGGCTCTATCTCCTCAGTTTTATCGGCTGTCTCAGCCATCCGCTTTTCGACTGGTTCAACGTCTATGGCATCCGGTTTCTGGAGCCTTTTTCGTCGCAATGGTTCTACGGCGACACACTTTTCATCATCGATGTGTGGCTGTGGGCTTTGCTCGGTTTTACAACGTGGTTTTCGCTGAGGCGTGAGAAGCGCGGGGGAAATTGGAAGCGGCCTGCATGGATTGGGATCGCGGTGATGGTGGCGTATATCGGGATGAATTGGGCGATTAGCCACCGGCCTTGGGAGTTGACGCTCTATGATGGACCGGGGGCGGAGCGTATTTCTAACCCGGTTCCGTTCTATTTTTGGGAACGGGAGGTGATCTTAGTTGGGCGCAATTGGCCGGGTATGGCCTCAGAGGCACGGCAACTGCCGTACAAATATACGGAAAGGCGGCCGATGGTTGACCCTGATCTGCTTTGCGAGTTCCCCTCCTTGGAGGAAGCTCGCCAAGCTGATTCACAACTCGATGCCTTCCTTTTCTGGTCGCGCGCCCCCTTTGCGACGCGCGCCCGAGACGGTTCTGTCGTCCTTTACGATGCCCGTTTCTATGACCCGCGTGCACGCGATCGATTCTCTATTGCGCTGCCCGATTTAGAATGTGTGGAACTGGTTCCTGAATAG
- a CDS encoding FAD-binding domain-containing protein, protein MSDTQIVWLRRDLRVADNPALSSAAKRGLVIAVYVLDDDRAKTHAYGGASRWWLHHSLESLRVSLAKLGIPLILRRGDAVEELTTVAKETGASSIHANRHYEPWWRNAQRALGGAVDLQLYDGNYLLPMGAVTTGSGGQYKIYTPFSRAVRAAFPPRALAPEPQPQTAPDTQPASDALEDWNLLPTRPDWSGGIAEFWNVGEGAAHTQLEWWSDHVDDYQDARNLPSKDKVSRLSPHLHFGEISPVQIWHHFQGKSTKGWQVYESELIWRDYAQNAVNQFPLYARSNYREDFDKLEWRDPATDPAAAHDLKAWQRGKTGYPIVDAGMRQLWQTGWMHNRVRMITASFLIKHLLIDWRHGEQWFWDTLVDADYASNATNWQWTAGTGVDSNMFVRIMAPLTQSEKFDCAAYIREYVPELSGLDEPYIHDPDEYSHRPKSYPAKIIGHREARERALSAYRAMKG, encoded by the coding sequence ATGAGTGACACCCAAATAGTCTGGCTGCGACGTGATCTTCGCGTGGCCGATAATCCCGCGCTGTCCTCTGCGGCAAAGCGCGGCCTAGTGATCGCAGTCTATGTGCTCGATGATGATCGGGCCAAGACGCACGCTTATGGTGGGGCATCGCGGTGGTGGTTGCATCATTCGTTAGAAAGCCTGAGGGTCTCTTTGGCCAAGCTCGGCATTCCTTTGATCTTGCGCCGGGGCGACGCGGTCGAGGAATTGACTACCGTCGCCAAGGAAACCGGCGCGTCGTCCATTCACGCCAACCGCCATTACGAGCCGTGGTGGCGCAACGCGCAGCGCGCGCTTGGCGGAGCGGTCGATTTGCAGCTCTATGATGGCAATTATCTGCTCCCGATGGGGGCTGTCACAACGGGGTCGGGCGGACAATACAAGATTTACACGCCGTTCAGTCGCGCCGTGCGCGCCGCGTTTCCTCCCCGAGCGCTTGCACCGGAGCCTCAACCGCAAACCGCGCCCGATACCCAACCGGCAAGCGATGCGTTGGAGGATTGGAACCTGCTGCCCACGCGGCCCGATTGGTCGGGTGGCATCGCCGAATTCTGGAACGTGGGTGAGGGCGCGGCGCACACGCAGCTCGAATGGTGGAGCGACCACGTCGATGACTACCAAGACGCGCGCAACCTGCCATCCAAAGACAAAGTTTCTCGGCTGTCCCCGCATTTGCACTTTGGAGAGATCAGCCCGGTGCAAATCTGGCACCACTTTCAGGGCAAATCGACCAAGGGATGGCAGGTTTACGAAAGCGAGTTGATCTGGCGCGATTACGCCCAGAACGCGGTGAACCAATTCCCGCTTTATGCGCGCAGCAATTACCGCGAAGATTTCGACAAACTTGAATGGCGTGACCCCGCAACGGACCCTGCCGCAGCGCACGACCTAAAGGCGTGGCAAAGGGGGAAAACCGGATACCCCATCGTCGATGCCGGGATGCGGCAATTGTGGCAGACCGGTTGGATGCACAACCGCGTGCGCATGATCACGGCTAGTTTTTTGATCAAACACCTTTTGATCGATTGGCGGCACGGCGAACAATGGTTTTGGGATACGTTGGTGGATGCCGATTACGCATCCAACGCGACCAATTGGCAATGGACCGCCGGAACGGGCGTCGATTCCAACATGTTTGTGCGGATTATGGCGCCGCTAACACAATCGGAGAAGTTCGATTGTGCCGCCTATATTCGCGAATATGTCCCCGAACTCTCCGGTCTTGATGAGCCGTATATTCATGACCCCGATGAATACAGCCACCGTCCCAAATCCTACCCAGCGAAAATCATCGGCCACCGCGAAGCGCGCGAAAGGGCTCTGTCGGCCTATCGGGCGATGAAAGGTTAG
- a CDS encoding cyclopropane-fatty-acyl-phospholipid synthase family protein, producing the protein MKHGTRGARLLNTGERFSASPGVVSRLIAPGFRKVLDRVDAGLETGSLLAHLPDGSTRMLGGRAPGFDVEVELRDWRALLRLATGGAIGWFQAYEAGEWEANDHAILFALFSANVRTLGDTARSSGPFKWAAQIGHWLNRNNRTGSARNISAHYDLGNDFYAAWLDGSMTYSSALELNDGDFPAAQHRKLEGISQRLGNPDTVLEIGCGWGALADHLSGKGAKVTAISLSEQQLAWAKARTSPDIEYRRQDYRDVTGTFDAIASVEMVEALGREYWGTFMDCIARSLKPGGRAAIQYISIADDLFETYAGTVDFIQAYVFPGGLLIKTSEFRALAQERGLDWQDQRDFGLDYAETLKLWHDAFDCAVEEGRLPEGFDDRFIRLWRFYLSYCEGGFRAGNIDVHQVTLLKPNAN; encoded by the coding sequence ATGAAACACGGAACGAGAGGCGCGCGTTTGTTGAACACGGGCGAGCGGTTTTCTGCATCGCCGGGTGTTGTATCGCGATTGATTGCGCCCGGTTTTCGTAAAGTGTTGGACCGTGTTGATGCTGGATTGGAAACCGGCTCATTGTTGGCGCATCTACCCGACGGTTCGACCCGAATGTTGGGCGGGCGTGCGCCAGGATTCGATGTAGAGGTTGAACTTAGGGATTGGCGCGCTCTTTTGCGGTTGGCCACCGGCGGCGCGATCGGTTGGTTCCAAGCGTATGAAGCGGGGGAATGGGAGGCGAACGATCACGCGATCTTGTTCGCTTTGTTCTCCGCCAATGTCCGCACATTGGGGGACACCGCGCGCAGTTCGGGGCCGTTCAAATGGGCCGCGCAAATCGGCCATTGGTTGAACCGCAACAATCGCACAGGGTCGGCGCGTAACATTTCGGCGCATTACGATCTGGGCAATGATTTTTACGCCGCATGGCTTGATGGCTCCATGACCTATTCCAGTGCGCTTGAATTGAACGATGGGGATTTTCCCGCCGCCCAACACCGCAAATTGGAAGGCATATCCCAAAGGCTGGGCAATCCCGACACTGTGTTGGAAATCGGGTGCGGATGGGGCGCGTTGGCCGATCACCTTTCGGGCAAGGGCGCCAAAGTCACCGCAATCAGCCTTTCGGAACAACAGCTCGCTTGGGCAAAGGCAAGAACATCGCCTGACATTGAATATCGACGCCAAGATTACCGCGATGTCACCGGCACATTCGATGCCATCGCCAGCGTCGAAATGGTCGAAGCATTGGGCCGCGAATATTGGGGCACATTCATGGACTGCATCGCGCGCAGTTTGAAGCCCGGAGGGCGCGCGGCGATCCAATATATCTCCATCGCAGACGACCTGTTTGAAACCTATGCCGGCACGGTCGATTTCATCCAAGCCTATGTCTTTCCGGGCGGATTGTTGATCAAGACCAGCGAATTTCGGGCGTTGGCGCAAGAACGCGGTTTGGATTGGCAGGATCAACGCGATTTTGGCCTCGATTACGCTGAGACGCTGAAATTGTGGCATGATGCGTTCGACTGCGCTGTTGAAGAAGGACGGCTGCCCGAAGGGTTTGACGATCGCTTCATCCGGTTGTGGCGGTTCTACCTATCCTATTGCGAAGGCGGATTTCGCGCGGGCAATATCGATGTCCATCAAGTTACGCTGTTGAAACCAAATGCAAATTGA
- a CDS encoding serine hydrolase gives MKITSLKLGAMTALGALAISGCSYSSAEGLESAPASLEPVTLMQPSDVDPAELQVLFWNTEQRSTRFRDMESWFAGHEVPASSSPRALAQGEPLPEALALEIRQTMADTGAAGVMVYKNGGVRFEDYGLGMAAGDRWTSFSVAKSFTSTLLGAALNDGFIASLDDPVTQYVPGLVGSAYDGVSVRQIATMTSGVAWNEDYTDPNSDVAQMNRFVVEYGADAIVAQMRELDREAEPGEKWVYKTGETNLIGMVIENAVGLPLAEYAQEKIVEPAGFESGLFWMVDPRGGNIGGCCLSLTLSDYTRMGLFALEGGGDVVPTGWFDEAGDSLVDFGTSGFGYGYQWWTYPGGYGAQGIFGQSITLIPEEELVLTVISNWSTATSNDHRAAWRAVGAKIAAID, from the coding sequence ATGAAAATCACCTCTTTGAAATTGGGTGCGATGACGGCGTTGGGCGCTTTGGCGATCAGCGGTTGCAGTTACAGCAGCGCCGAAGGTCTTGAGAGCGCGCCGGCGTCTCTTGAACCGGTTACTTTGATGCAACCAAGCGATGTGGACCCAGCCGAACTTCAGGTTTTGTTTTGGAACACCGAACAACGTTCGACCCGGTTCCGCGATATGGAAAGCTGGTTTGCCGGTCATGAAGTGCCCGCTTCATCATCTCCACGCGCGCTGGCGCAGGGGGAACCCTTGCCAGAGGCGTTGGCGCTGGAAATCCGCCAAACTATGGCGGATACAGGCGCCGCGGGCGTGATGGTCTATAAAAATGGCGGTGTCCGGTTTGAAGATTATGGACTGGGGATGGCAGCGGGCGATCGCTGGACCAGTTTCTCGGTCGCGAAAAGCTTCACATCAACATTGTTGGGCGCGGCGTTGAACGATGGTTTCATCGCAAGCCTGGATGATCCGGTGACGCAATATGTGCCCGGCCTTGTCGGTTCGGCTTATGACGGCGTGAGTGTGCGGCAAATTGCAACCATGACAAGCGGCGTCGCTTGGAACGAAGATTACACCGATCCGAACAGCGACGTGGCGCAAATGAACCGCTTTGTCGTCGAATACGGCGCGGATGCCATCGTTGCGCAGATGCGCGAATTGGACCGGGAAGCTGAGCCGGGCGAAAAGTGGGTCTACAAAACCGGCGAAACCAATCTGATCGGTATGGTCATTGAAAACGCCGTTGGTCTTCCGCTTGCGGAATACGCTCAGGAAAAGATTGTGGAGCCGGCCGGCTTTGAAAGCGGTCTGTTCTGGATGGTCGATCCGCGCGGAGGCAATATTGGCGGGTGCTGTTTGTCGCTGACCCTTTCCGACTATACGCGGATGGGATTGTTCGCTCTTGAAGGTGGGGGCGATGTCGTGCCGACCGGATGGTTTGACGAAGCCGGAGATTCGCTGGTCGATTTTGGCACATCGGGCTTTGGCTATGGCTACCAATGGTGGACCTATCCCGGCGGCTATGGCGCTCAGGGAATTTTTGGCCAATCGATCACTTTGATCCCAGAGGAAGAATTGGTCCTGACAGTGATCAGCAATTGGTCCACTGCGACCAGCAACGATCACCGTGCCGCATGGCGTGCGGTCGGCGCAAAGATCGCGGCGATTGATTGA
- a CDS encoding PilZ domain-containing protein, translating to MPTDSDRYKVAAQEDRCSPRTRLTIPATLRASGGRAFQSVVHDLSISGYSAASINRMHEGQMCWLTLPGLESLQGQVVWWDNCIVGCAFEELLSPIVHDNILQRYSNTGVYRPM from the coding sequence ATGCCCACCGACAGCGACCGTTACAAAGTTGCAGCACAAGAAGATCGCTGCTCACCGCGCACACGGCTTACCATTCCGGCAACGCTGCGGGCTTCGGGCGGACGCGCGTTTCAAAGCGTCGTTCACGATCTTTCGATCTCTGGCTATTCGGCGGCGTCGATCAATCGCATGCACGAAGGGCAAATGTGCTGGTTGACCCTACCCGGTCTGGAATCACTCCAAGGTCAGGTCGTTTGGTGGGACAATTGCATCGTCGGCTGTGCATTCGAAGAATTGCTCAGCCCAATCGTGCACGACAACATCCTGCAACGATACAGCAACACCGGCGTCTATCGCCCGATGTGA
- a CDS encoding SDR family NAD(P)-dependent oxidoreductase, with amino-acid sequence MTETKPLSGQTALVTGASRGIGAATALALAEAGAHVILVARKVKALEEVEDRIHAVGGSSTIAPIDLTEQDAVARLAAAIAGRWEALDIMVISAAFLPQLSPLAQVEAKQFNQAIMTNVVATHALLAAFDPLLRSAKAGRVIGLTSSVGASPRPFWGAYGSTKAAFDNLLETYGAEVEKLSPLRVAIIDPGATRTEMRARAYPGENPESVKPPEAVAARITALLQEDFPTGHRERVD; translated from the coding sequence ATGACAGAGACCAAACCGCTTTCCGGCCAAACCGCGCTTGTCACCGGCGCAAGTCGCGGCATCGGCGCGGCGACCGCTCTGGCTTTGGCAGAGGCCGGGGCGCATGTCATTCTGGTCGCTCGCAAAGTGAAAGCGTTGGAAGAGGTTGAGGATCGAATCCATGCGGTTGGCGGATCATCCACGATCGCTCCGATCGATTTGACCGAACAAGACGCCGTTGCCCGTTTGGCAGCCGCGATTGCTGGTCGTTGGGAAGCGTTGGATATTATGGTGATTTCGGCGGCGTTTTTGCCGCAATTGTCGCCGTTGGCCCAAGTCGAAGCGAAACAATTCAATCAAGCGATCATGACCAATGTCGTGGCAACGCATGCATTGCTTGCTGCGTTTGATCCCTTGCTGCGCAGCGCCAAGGCCGGCCGTGTTATCGGCCTGACCAGCAGCGTCGGCGCATCCCCGCGCCCATTCTGGGGCGCCTATGGTTCGACAAAGGCAGCGTTTGACAACTTGCTTGAAACATACGGGGCCGAAGTCGAGAAGTTGAGCCCGCTTCGCGTTGCGATCATCGATCCCGGCGCAACACGCACAGAGATGCGGGCCCGCGCCTATCCCGGTGAAAACCCCGAAAGTGTGAAACCGCCAGAGGCCGTTGCGGCGCGCATCACCGCGCTTTTGCAAGAAGACTTTCCGACCGGGCACCGCGAACGCGTGGATTGA
- the purF gene encoding amidophosphoribosyltransferase — MAKTDIQRQLGQAFGNLTHPFRDEDGDKLREECGVFGAINAETAAAATALGLHALQHRGQEAVGITSFDGKDFISRRGLGHVAENFSSAEAIAELPGNMAAGHVRYSTTGGAGLRNVQPLYAELASGGFAIAHNGNISNAQALRKDLVGKGSIFQSTSDTEVIIHLVATSRYPTVADRLIDALRLVEGAYALVVMTPTGMIACRDPLGIRPLVMGKMGDSILFASESVAFDVVGAEMIREVEPGEMIQVDFDGEVKSLHPFGNQSPRPCIFEHVYFSRPDSFFAGQSVYGARKAIGEQLALESACDADLVVPVPDSGVPAAIGYAQQSGLPFELGIIRSHYVGRTFIQPSDSARHAGVKRKHNANRELVAGKKIVLIDDSIVRGTTSMKIVEMMREAGAAEVHFRVASPPTAHSCFYGVDTPERSKLLAARMDLEPMREFIKADSLAFISIDGLYRAVGSSSGRNSACPQFCDACFTGDYPTPLTDNARKDDKSDELPFDPPAKDTNVADPKAA, encoded by the coding sequence ATGGCAAAGACCGATATTCAACGACAGCTTGGCCAAGCATTTGGCAATCTCACGCACCCTTTTCGTGATGAGGATGGGGATAAGCTTCGTGAAGAGTGCGGCGTGTTTGGCGCCATCAACGCCGAAACGGCTGCTGCGGCGACGGCGCTTGGCCTGCACGCATTGCAGCATCGCGGGCAAGAGGCCGTGGGCATCACCAGTTTCGATGGAAAAGATTTTATCTCGCGCAGGGGCCTTGGCCATGTCGCTGAGAATTTCTCATCGGCCGAAGCGATAGCGGAATTGCCGGGCAATATGGCCGCGGGCCATGTGCGCTATTCCACGACAGGCGGTGCCGGCCTGCGCAACGTCCAACCGCTCTACGCAGAATTGGCAAGTGGTGGTTTTGCGATCGCTCATAACGGCAACATTTCCAACGCTCAGGCTTTGCGCAAAGATTTGGTGGGCAAAGGCTCGATCTTCCAATCGACCTCTGACACCGAGGTTATAATCCATTTGGTCGCAACCTCGCGGTATCCGACGGTTGCCGATCGATTGATTGATGCGCTGCGTTTGGTCGAAGGGGCCTACGCCTTGGTCGTGATGACGCCGACGGGCATGATCGCGTGCCGTGATCCATTGGGCATCCGCCCGTTGGTGATGGGTAAAATGGGCGATTCGATCCTGTTTGCCAGCGAAAGCGTGGCGTTTGACGTCGTCGGCGCGGAAATGATCCGCGAAGTTGAACCGGGCGAAATGATCCAGGTCGATTTCGACGGAGAGGTCAAAAGCCTGCATCCATTTGGCAATCAAAGCCCCCGCCCTTGCATCTTTGAACACGTCTATTTCAGTCGTCCCGACAGCTTTTTCGCCGGTCAAAGCGTGTACGGTGCGCGCAAGGCGATTGGCGAACAACTCGCGCTCGAATCGGCGTGCGATGCGGACCTTGTTGTTCCTGTACCCGATAGCGGCGTCCCCGCAGCGATCGGCTACGCGCAGCAATCGGGCCTACCGTTTGAATTGGGCATCATCCGATCGCACTATGTCGGGCGCACCTTTATCCAACCATCTGACAGCGCCCGCCACGCCGGCGTAAAACGCAAACACAACGCCAACCGCGAATTGGTCGCTGGTAAGAAAATTGTCCTGATCGACGATTCGATTGTGCGCGGCACAACCAGCATGAAGATCGTCGAAATGATGCGCGAAGCCGGCGCCGCCGAGGTGCATTTCCGGGTGGCCAGCCCACCGACGGCGCATTCATGCTTTTACGGTGTAGACACGCCCGAACGTTCCAAACTGCTCGCTGCGCGGATGGATTTGGAACCGATGCGTGAATTCATCAAAGCCGACAGCCTCGCCTTTATCTCAATCGATGGCCTGTATCGCGCGGTGGGATCGTCATCGGGCCGCAATTCCGCTTGCCCGCAATTTTGCGATGCTTGTTTCACAGGCGACTACCCCACCCCATTGACCGACAACGCGCGCAAAGATGACAAATCGGATGAACTCCCATTTGATCCCCCCGCGAAAGACACCAATGTTGCTGATCCAAAGGCTGCTTGA